In a genomic window of Streptomyces sp. NBC_01231:
- a CDS encoding M1 family metallopeptidase: protein MHRRFFAPGAVAAATVLLAIPASAASHTPGAPGIGDPYYPDYGNGGYDVSHYDLRLKYQPDTDELEGTATLLARTTQDLSRFDLDFLLDVGEVRVNGEKASFATSGEHELEITPKTPLSKGTAITVVVRYSGVPSSKQAYGFTSWHRTPDGGVGANEPEAAWWWFPSNDHPLDKATYDVSVQVPDGTQAISNGTLQSTSSRAGWTRYSWRSNKPQATYLATLAVGRFDITTGTTESGIPVVNAYSKDLGDNDGAARASVERTGEIADWLTGYFGPYPFNALGGYVPNVTTGYALETQTRPFYSPRQFANGSNTSVVVHELAHQWYGDLVSVSGWKDIWINEGFARYAQWLWSEHEGEGTAQELADHVYASYPADDPFWTVKPGDPGPENQFHAAVYDRGALALQALRNEIGDESFFTVLKGWPQKYAYGNASVADFRTYAEQVSGKPLGPLFDTWLFQPSKPTVSAARGVFVAGAAVAGVPPKSWKKIAATNDVHER from the coding sequence GTGCACCGCAGATTCTTCGCGCCGGGCGCTGTCGCCGCGGCGACCGTACTGCTGGCGATCCCGGCATCGGCCGCGAGTCACACCCCCGGCGCCCCGGGGATCGGCGATCCGTACTACCCGGACTACGGCAACGGCGGATACGACGTCTCCCACTACGACCTGCGGCTGAAGTACCAGCCGGACACGGACGAGTTGGAGGGCACGGCGACCCTGCTGGCCCGTACCACGCAGGACCTGTCGCGGTTCGACCTGGACTTTCTGCTGGACGTCGGCGAGGTGCGGGTCAACGGTGAGAAGGCGTCCTTCGCGACCTCCGGAGAGCACGAGCTGGAGATCACGCCGAAGACGCCCCTGTCCAAGGGAACGGCGATCACCGTCGTGGTGCGCTACAGCGGGGTGCCGTCGTCGAAGCAGGCGTACGGCTTCACGAGCTGGCACCGGACTCCGGACGGCGGTGTCGGGGCGAACGAGCCCGAGGCGGCCTGGTGGTGGTTCCCCAGCAACGACCACCCCCTCGACAAGGCGACCTACGACGTGTCGGTGCAGGTTCCGGACGGCACCCAGGCGATCTCCAACGGCACGCTCCAGTCCACGAGTTCGCGAGCCGGCTGGACCCGGTACAGCTGGCGGTCGAACAAGCCGCAGGCCACGTATCTGGCGACGCTGGCCGTCGGCAGGTTCGACATCACCACCGGCACGACCGAGAGCGGCATCCCGGTCGTCAACGCCTACAGCAAGGACCTCGGTGACAACGACGGCGCGGCTCGGGCGAGTGTCGAGCGGACCGGGGAGATCGCTGACTGGCTGACCGGGTACTTCGGGCCGTATCCGTTCAACGCGCTCGGCGGGTACGTTCCGAACGTGACCACCGGGTACGCGCTGGAGACGCAGACCCGGCCCTTCTACAGCCCCCGGCAGTTCGCGAACGGGTCGAACACCTCCGTGGTCGTGCACGAGCTCGCCCACCAGTGGTACGGCGATCTGGTGTCCGTCTCCGGCTGGAAGGACATCTGGATCAACGAGGGTTTCGCGCGGTACGCGCAGTGGCTGTGGTCCGAGCACGAGGGCGAGGGCACGGCACAGGAACTCGCCGACCACGTGTACGCCTCGTATCCGGCCGACGACCCGTTCTGGACGGTGAAGCCCGGGGATCCCGGCCCGGAGAACCAGTTCCACGCCGCGGTCTACGACCGGGGCGCGCTGGCCCTTCAGGCGCTGCGGAACGAGATCGGGGACGAGTCGTTCTTCACCGTCCTGAAGGGGTGGCCGCAGAAGTACGCCTACGGCAACGCGTCGGTCGCCGATTTCCGGACGTACGCCGAGCAGGTGTCCGGGAAGCCGCTGGGACCGCTGTTCGACACCTGGCTGTTCCAGCCGTCGAAGCCGACGGTGTCCGCGGCGCGCGGCGTCTTTGTCGCGGGGGCCGCGGTGGCCGGCGTACCGCCGAAGTCATGGAAGAAGATCGCGGCGACGAACGACGTGCACGAGCGGTAG
- a CDS encoding glycoside hydrolase family 55 protein yields the protein MATSYWFNVLDYGATANGVTDDTSAIQTAINAVPSSGGTVVFPAGTYKISSALVARSNLILQGVSDGSSVLAQSSTTAHGLSGSDITRLTVQDLTVQGPGSGSGKGIVLTRSANPATVSLAFSRVTVKFFGNTGIDLSNPIVSTFTGVTSANNGNHGWDIHGVSGGAAGTSCSFVSCYADIITNAGFRLDTMAYCSFVGCAADHCGIGYEVTGIGSQAISFTGCGAESAVNRGTGYDGYSWKINAAIGVGLFNPFTYNSPNVSIWVTGGARGVTILGFAENTPTGAAVNSIKVDSGCSATLGDFSNVEPLSLAGNTNIINDTAGGTVATGFVYGADSAYYEGSVSSGTAPTSADHLTRKDYVDAKVNPAPVTLADAPTIATNAALGNLFRVTLQGNRTLGTPTNPTNGQRVIWELIQDATGNRTLALSSVFVRGTTIPTVTLTTTAGKRDFLTAIYNATTNKWYVIDFVKGF from the coding sequence ATGGCCACCAGTTATTGGTTCAACGTCCTCGACTACGGTGCGACCGCCAACGGCGTCACCGACGACACCAGCGCGATCCAGACCGCGATCAACGCGGTGCCTTCCTCCGGCGGAACGGTCGTCTTCCCGGCGGGCACCTACAAGATCTCCTCCGCCTTGGTGGCCCGCTCCAACCTGATCCTCCAGGGTGTCAGTGACGGCTCCTCGGTGCTCGCGCAGAGCAGCACCACCGCCCACGGACTGAGCGGCTCGGACATCACGAGGCTGACCGTCCAGGATCTCACCGTCCAGGGACCTGGAAGCGGGAGCGGCAAAGGGATCGTGCTGACGCGATCGGCGAACCCCGCGACCGTCTCCCTGGCGTTCTCGCGGGTGACGGTGAAGTTCTTCGGCAACACCGGAATCGACCTGTCCAACCCGATCGTGTCCACGTTCACCGGCGTGACCTCGGCCAACAACGGGAACCACGGCTGGGACATCCACGGTGTCTCCGGAGGTGCGGCAGGCACCAGTTGCTCGTTCGTCTCCTGCTACGCCGACATCATCACCAACGCCGGCTTCCGTCTCGACACGATGGCCTACTGCTCCTTCGTCGGCTGCGCCGCGGACCACTGCGGCATCGGCTACGAGGTGACCGGCATCGGAAGCCAGGCGATCAGCTTCACCGGATGCGGCGCCGAATCCGCGGTCAACCGCGGCACCGGATACGACGGCTACAGCTGGAAGATCAACGCGGCGATCGGCGTGGGCCTGTTCAACCCCTTCACCTACAACAGCCCCAACGTCAGCATCTGGGTCACCGGCGGAGCCCGAGGGGTCACCATCCTCGGATTCGCCGAGAACACCCCCACCGGCGCGGCCGTCAACTCCATCAAGGTCGACTCCGGCTGCTCGGCCACCCTCGGCGACTTCAGCAACGTGGAACCCCTGTCGCTGGCGGGCAACACCAACATCATCAACGACACCGCCGGCGGCACCGTCGCCACCGGGTTCGTCTACGGCGCGGACTCCGCCTACTACGAGGGCAGCGTCTCCTCCGGCACCGCGCCGACCTCGGCCGACCATCTGACGCGCAAGGACTACGTCGACGCCAAGGTCAACCCCGCTCCCGTCACACTCGCCGACGCCCCCACCATCGCCACCAACGCGGCACTGGGCAACCTCTTCCGCGTCACCCTCCAGGGCAACCGGACTCTGGGCACGCCCACCAATCCCACCAACGGCCAACGCGTCATCTGGGAGCTCATCCAGGACGCCACCGGAAACCGCACCCTCGCCCTCAGTTCGGTCTTCGTCCGGGGCACCACCATCCCGACGGTCACACTCACCACGACGGCCGGTAAACGCGACTTCCTCACCGCGATCTACAACGCCACCACGAACAAGTGGTACGTGATCGACTTCGTCAAGGGCTTCTGA
- a CDS encoding glycosyltransferase family 2 protein, translating to MGRPTGGHTRRKAWGRAFVHHHRELTPDGQTLPGHIPDLRGVGPGRIVVLVPAHNEEDLIAETLQSLAAQTRPADEVIVVADRCSDRTVQVSAAHGARVVESVGNTQAKAGALNQVLVQLLPRLSDDDAVLVMDSDTSLTPEFIARATRRLHEEQPGSAPLGGVGAIFFGYPLRGLVCHVQDNEYVRYARELHRRHSRADVLTGTASLYPVKALRHVRRARATGELPRGEDVYDVESLTEDNELTLALKHLGYRCVSPCACIVGTEVMPTWSRLYYQRLRWQRGALENLKAYGFTRVLLPYTCRQLLTYMSVAFVPFFLTVLLYTTLTKGFPGVPSFWLAITGIAAFERVWASKSGGWKALVLAGAIVPEVLFDQFLNFVYAKALVDVLSGSAATWEQARTRHRRRQELLVTTLGLVLLLAGVVGLAFACMALGIAWTLIAIFVVSGVTAAVIRLSRLHPLGLLLALPSGESKHGEMPPWHQPGRMAHTA from the coding sequence GTGGGCCGTCCGACGGGGGGACACACCCGGCGCAAAGCCTGGGGGCGCGCGTTCGTGCACCATCACAGGGAGTTGACCCCTGACGGGCAGACCCTGCCGGGGCACATACCGGACCTTCGCGGTGTCGGCCCCGGACGGATCGTCGTGCTGGTACCCGCGCACAACGAGGAAGATCTCATCGCCGAGACCCTCCAGTCACTCGCGGCCCAGACCAGGCCGGCGGACGAGGTCATCGTGGTCGCCGACCGATGCAGCGACCGCACCGTTCAGGTCAGCGCGGCCCATGGCGCGAGGGTCGTCGAGTCGGTCGGGAACACGCAGGCCAAGGCAGGTGCCCTCAACCAGGTCCTGGTCCAGTTGCTGCCTCGGCTCTCCGACGACGACGCGGTCCTGGTCATGGACTCCGACACCTCGTTGACCCCCGAGTTCATCGCCCGGGCGACTCGCCGCCTGCATGAAGAGCAGCCCGGTTCCGCGCCGCTCGGCGGTGTGGGCGCCATCTTCTTCGGCTACCCCCTGCGCGGGCTGGTCTGCCACGTCCAGGACAACGAGTATGTGCGCTATGCACGTGAACTCCACCGTCGCCACAGCCGAGCCGACGTCCTGACCGGCACTGCCTCCCTGTATCCGGTCAAGGCCCTGCGCCATGTCCGCCGAGCGCGCGCGACGGGCGAACTCCCGAGGGGCGAGGACGTCTACGACGTGGAGTCGCTGACCGAGGACAACGAACTGACCCTCGCGCTCAAGCACCTGGGATACCGCTGTGTGTCCCCCTGTGCCTGCATCGTGGGCACCGAAGTCATGCCCACCTGGTCCCGGCTCTACTACCAGCGGCTGCGGTGGCAACGCGGCGCTCTGGAGAACCTCAAGGCCTACGGCTTCACCCGTGTCCTGCTGCCCTACACCTGCCGGCAGCTGCTCACCTACATGAGCGTGGCCTTCGTCCCCTTCTTTCTCACCGTCCTGCTGTACACCACCCTGACCAAGGGTTTCCCCGGCGTGCCGTCGTTCTGGTTGGCCATCACCGGCATCGCGGCCTTCGAACGTGTCTGGGCGTCCAAGAGCGGTGGCTGGAAGGCCTTGGTGCTCGCCGGCGCGATCGTGCCGGAAGTCCTCTTCGACCAGTTCCTCAACTTCGTCTACGCGAAAGCGCTCGTCGACGTACTGAGCGGCTCCGCCGCCACCTGGGAACAAGCACGCACCCGTCACAGACGCAGACAGGAGCTGCTGGTCACCACGCTCGGTCTCGTCCTTCTGCTCGCCGGTGTCGTGGGCCTGGCATTCGCCTGTATGGCGCTCGGTATCGCGTGGACCTTGATCGCGATTTTCGTGGTGTCCGGAGTCACCGCGGCCGTCATCCGCCTCAGCCGTCTCCACCCCCTCGGTCTGCTGCTGGCGCTGCCCAGCGGCGAATCGAAGCACGGCGAGATGCCTCCCTGGCATCAGCCAGGGAGGATGGCGCACACGGCGTGA
- a CDS encoding amino acid permease, producing MSKDAAQSAQAASRTDVAQVPADAGDAGYSKDLKARHVNMIAIGGAIGTGLFLGAGGRLHDAGPALALAYLICGVFAFFVVRALGELVLYRPSSGSFVSYAREFLGEKGAYVAGWMYFLNWSTTGIADITAIALYTHYWSLFTDIPQWVLALIALAVVLVVNLVSVKYFGEMEFWFAIIKVATLVGFMLIGIFLLATQHEVGGQTPGASVITDNGGAFPHGMMPVVLVMQGVIFAYAALELVGVAAGETAEPEKVVPRAVNSIMWRVGLFYVGSVVLLALLLPGSLYTADESPFVTVLSKIGVPAAGDVMNLVVLTAAMSSLNSGLYSTGRILRSMAMAGSAPRFTARMNRSQVPYGGILLTCAVCVLGVGLNYLMPSQAFEIVLNIASLGVISTWVIIMICHLVYVRRARTGLVTRPSFRLPFSPVTEITTIAFLLACLAMMWNDPGVGRKTLFLVPVIALLLIGGWFAVRRRVSETADRELSDFAK from the coding sequence GTGAGCAAGGACGCCGCGCAATCGGCACAGGCCGCCTCCCGCACCGACGTGGCCCAGGTGCCCGCGGACGCGGGCGACGCCGGCTACAGCAAGGACCTCAAGGCCCGCCACGTCAACATGATCGCCATCGGCGGCGCGATCGGCACCGGACTCTTCCTGGGCGCCGGCGGCCGTCTGCACGACGCGGGCCCGGCGCTCGCGCTGGCCTACCTGATCTGCGGAGTCTTCGCCTTCTTCGTGGTCAGGGCGCTCGGTGAACTGGTCCTCTACCGCCCCTCCTCCGGCTCGTTCGTGTCGTACGCGCGCGAGTTCCTCGGAGAGAAGGGCGCGTACGTCGCAGGCTGGATGTACTTCCTGAACTGGTCGACGACCGGTATCGCCGACATCACCGCGATCGCGCTCTACACGCACTACTGGAGCCTGTTCACCGACATCCCGCAGTGGGTGCTCGCGCTGATCGCCCTCGCGGTGGTCCTGGTGGTGAACCTGGTCTCGGTGAAGTACTTCGGCGAGATGGAGTTCTGGTTCGCGATCATCAAGGTCGCCACCCTCGTCGGCTTCATGCTGATCGGCATCTTCCTGCTGGCCACCCAGCACGAGGTGGGCGGACAGACGCCGGGCGCGAGCGTGATCACCGACAACGGCGGTGCGTTCCCGCACGGCATGATGCCCGTCGTCCTCGTGATGCAGGGCGTGATCTTCGCGTACGCCGCCCTGGAGCTGGTCGGTGTCGCCGCCGGCGAGACCGCCGAGCCGGAGAAGGTCGTCCCGCGCGCGGTGAACTCGATCATGTGGCGCGTCGGCCTCTTCTACGTCGGTTCGGTCGTCCTCCTGGCCCTCCTCCTGCCCGGCTCGCTCTACACGGCTGACGAGAGCCCGTTCGTCACCGTCCTGTCGAAGATCGGCGTCCCGGCGGCGGGCGACGTGATGAACCTGGTGGTCCTCACCGCGGCCATGTCGTCCCTCAACTCCGGGCTGTACTCCACGGGCCGCATCCTGCGCTCCATGGCCATGGCGGGCTCGGCGCCGAGGTTCACCGCCCGGATGAACCGCAGCCAGGTGCCGTACGGCGGCATCCTGCTGACCTGCGCGGTGTGCGTGCTCGGCGTCGGCCTGAACTACCTCATGCCGAGCCAGGCCTTCGAGATCGTGCTGAACATCGCCTCGCTCGGCGTCATCAGCACCTGGGTCATCATCATGATCTGCCACCTGGTCTACGTCCGCCGCGCGCGGACGGGTCTGGTGACCCGCCCCTCCTTCCGCCTCCCGTTCAGCCCGGTCACGGAGATCACCACGATCGCCTTCCTCCTGGCCTGCCTCGCGATGATGTGGAACGACCCCGGTGTCGGCCGCAAGACCCTCTTCCTCGTCCCCGTGATCGCCCTCCTGCTGATCGGAGGATGGTTCGCCGTCCGCCGCCGGGTGTCGGAGACAGCGGACAGGGAGCTGTCGGACTTCGCGAAGTAG
- a CDS encoding MerR family transcriptional regulator: MTTEAEEPTLTIDELAARAGVTVRTVRFYGTRGLLPPPLIGPRRVGHYGREHLARLALIEELQQQGMTLAAIERYLQQLPPGLSAHDLAIHRAVVASWAPDAVRTVTREELARRAGRELSDEDVERLVAMDVIVPEADSYRADLCLLRLGVQLLDVPLSQEVILASRKVLLEHSRAAAHELARLFRDEVSEREAREVRSLSEHMHPLVLQALLTAFQRSLKEELRELLPPGSSGAPESPSVGRSA; encoded by the coding sequence ATGACGACCGAGGCCGAGGAGCCGACCCTCACGATCGACGAGCTGGCCGCGCGGGCGGGTGTCACGGTCCGCACGGTCCGCTTCTACGGCACCAGGGGTCTGCTGCCCCCGCCGTTGATCGGTCCACGGCGGGTGGGCCACTACGGCCGGGAGCATCTGGCACGGCTCGCGCTCATCGAGGAGTTGCAGCAGCAAGGCATGACGCTGGCGGCCATCGAACGCTATCTGCAGCAGCTGCCCCCGGGGCTGAGCGCGCACGACCTCGCCATCCACCGGGCCGTGGTGGCCTCATGGGCGCCGGACGCGGTGCGGACGGTCACGCGGGAGGAGCTGGCGCGGCGGGCGGGCCGGGAGCTGAGCGACGAGGACGTGGAGCGACTCGTCGCGATGGACGTGATCGTGCCGGAGGCCGACAGCTACCGCGCCGACCTCTGCCTGCTCCGGCTCGGCGTCCAGCTGCTCGACGTACCGCTGTCGCAGGAGGTGATCCTCGCCTCGCGCAAGGTCCTCCTCGAGCACTCGCGCGCGGCGGCCCACGAGCTGGCGCGGCTCTTTCGCGACGAGGTGTCCGAGCGGGAGGCACGGGAGGTGAGGTCGCTGTCCGAGCACATGCACCCCCTGGTGTTGCAGGCACTGCTGACCGCCTTCCAGCGGTCGCTGAAGGAGGAGCTGCGCGAGTTGCTCCCACCCGGTTCGTCGGGCGCCCCGGAGTCACCGTCGGTGGGGAGGTCAGCCTGA